AAGGGTTTATTGAAGCAGCGGATTATGTTCTTGCCCCTATCATGGGGCCTATGGATTACAACCACCTGTCAGTTCGCTCGGCCACTGCCATTGTTCTTGACAGGCTTTTTGGAACGGATAGAATATAATTTTGGAGGAAAATATGGAAGCAATCAAAGCGATTGAAAAGGAACAAATGCGGTTTGATCTGCCGTTTTTTAAGTCGGGTGATACGGTAAAGGTCTCCGTTAAAATCAAAGAAGGGGAAAAGGAACGGATTCAGCTTTTTCAAGGCGTTGTGATCAGGAAGCGTAAAGGGACAACCAATGCCACATTCACCGTAAGAAAGATCTCTTACGGAATAGGTGTTGAGCGTATCTTCCCCTTGCATTCCCCAAGTATTGAAAAAGTCGAGGTGGTCACCCGAGGTCGTGTCCGTCGCTCTCGTCTCTACTATCTGAGGAAACTGAGAGGCAAGGCAGCCCGGATCAAGGAGCTTCGCCCTCGCTAGGTCTGGCGGACCTTTGTCGCTTATGCGGGTTCAAGAATCGCAGACATGGATTCCAAATCCTTTGAGAAAACGGCTCGAAAAGAAGGCTATTCAAAGATTGCTGGCATTGATGAGGCTGGTAGGGGTCCACTGGCTGGTCCGGTAGTGGCTGCTGCAGTGATCCTTCCGGAAAGGGTGGATTTAGTCCATCTTGATGATTCTAAAAAACTGAGTCCTGGAAGGCGGGAACAGCTTTTCGGTGCGATTTATGACCATGCCATTTCTATAGGCATAGGCATTGTTGATCCTGTGGAGATCGACCGTATCAATATCCTTCAGGCCTCTCTCCTTTCCATGCGCATGGCAGCGGATAATCTTCGCCCACACCCGGATTACTTGCTTGTTGACGGCACTTTTCCCATTGAATCAAGCCTGCCCCAAGAGGCTGTCAAACACGGCGACAGGCGGTGTCTGTCCATTGCTGCAGCATCCATTATAGCCAAAGTTACCCGGGATCGACTTATGGAGATTTACGACGATGAGTTTCCAGAGTTCGGCTTCGGCAGACACAAGGGCTACGCCACAAAAGCGCACTGTGCCGCCATTCGCGCTTTTGGTTGTTCCCGGATTCACCGGAAGACATTCCGTGGCGTTAAGGAATATGTAAATTGGCCGGGTTAGGAGAAAGATGTTTGGAAAGGGAGTCCCAGGGATGGAAGATTCCCGGGCAGACCATCGCAGCCGCACTGGAGCCTTTGGTGAGTCTATTGCTGTCAAGGTCCTGAAGAAAGACGGATACAAGATCCTTGAGCAAAACCATCGTTCCAGGTTAGGTGAAATCGACATCATTGCCCTGGAGGGTGGAACGCTGGCCTTTGTAGAGGTAAAGGCCCGTCGAACGGATCAATTTGGAGACCCGAAGCAGGCTGTCACGCCTAAGAAACAGCGCAAGATATCGATGGTTGCCCTTGAATACCTAAAAAAGACAGGGCAAACAGACAAAAAAGCCCGTTTTGACGTTGTGGCCATCCGGCTGTCCCATGGTCAACCGGATGTCGAAATAATCAGGAATGCCTTTGAGCTTGCCTGGTGAGAGATCCGCAATGCCTTCTCCCCGTTCATCTGGGACGCTTTTTGTGGTAGCTACCCCAATCGGTAACATGGAAGACATCACCCTGCGAGCCATTCGGACCTTGACAGAAGTAGACCTCATTGCGGCAGAGGACACCAGGCAGACCCGGAAGCTCCTTTCGCGCTACGAAATCTCCACACCCTTCGTCTCTTATCATGACCACAATAAGGAGAAACGTACCCCTGAACTGC
This portion of the Deltaproteobacteria bacterium genome encodes:
- the rplS gene encoding 50S ribosomal protein L19; this translates as MEAIKAIEKEQMRFDLPFFKSGDTVKVSVKIKEGEKERIQLFQGVVIRKRKGTTNATFTVRKISYGIGVERIFPLHSPSIEKVEVVTRGRVRRSRLYYLRKLRGKAARIKELRPR
- a CDS encoding ribonuclease HII; protein product: MDSKSFEKTARKEGYSKIAGIDEAGRGPLAGPVVAAAVILPERVDLVHLDDSKKLSPGRREQLFGAIYDHAISIGIGIVDPVEIDRINILQASLLSMRMAADNLRPHPDYLLVDGTFPIESSLPQEAVKHGDRRCLSIAAASIIAKVTRDRLMEIYDDEFPEFGFGRHKGYATKAHCAAIRAFGCSRIHRKTFRGVKEYVNWPG
- a CDS encoding YraN family protein, giving the protein MEDSRADHRSRTGAFGESIAVKVLKKDGYKILEQNHRSRLGEIDIIALEGGTLAFVEVKARRTDQFGDPKQAVTPKKQRKISMVALEYLKKTGQTDKKARFDVVAIRLSHGQPDVEIIRNAFELAW